In Paenibacillus ihbetae, the following are encoded in one genomic region:
- the queA gene encoding tRNA preQ1(34) S-adenosylmethionine ribosyltransferase-isomerase QueA, with amino-acid sequence MNVDLYDFELPERLIAQTPLKERSASRLLALNKEDGGMSHGTFADIVGFLNPGDTLVLNDTKVIPARLFGEKEGTGAKAEVLLLKNLGEDRWEALVKPGKKLRQGSTISFGNGKLKAVIEEEGDMGARTLRFTYKGIFQEILDELGQMPLPPYIKEKLDDRDRYQTVYARNEGSAAAPTAGLHFTEALLDEIKAKGVNIAFITLHVGLGTFRPMSVERVEDHVMHEEYYSLSKETAELLNETKRRGGRVIAVGTTSCRTLETVGQAHKGGPLSESSGWTSIFIYPGYSFTVVDALITNFHLPKSTLVMLVSALAGREHILEAYREAVRQEYRFFSFGDAMFIY; translated from the coding sequence ATGAATGTGGATTTATACGATTTTGAATTGCCGGAGCGCTTGATTGCGCAGACTCCCTTAAAGGAACGCAGCGCTTCCCGGCTTCTTGCCTTGAATAAAGAGGATGGAGGGATGTCTCACGGGACTTTTGCCGATATTGTAGGCTTTCTGAATCCGGGCGACACCCTCGTTCTTAACGATACCAAGGTCATCCCCGCCCGATTGTTCGGCGAGAAAGAGGGGACGGGTGCGAAGGCGGAAGTGCTGCTTTTGAAAAACCTTGGGGAAGACCGCTGGGAAGCCCTTGTCAAGCCCGGCAAGAAGCTGAGACAGGGAAGCACGATCTCCTTCGGCAACGGAAAGCTCAAAGCCGTTATTGAAGAAGAGGGGGATATGGGCGCTCGGACGCTTCGATTCACCTATAAAGGGATTTTCCAGGAGATCCTGGATGAACTGGGCCAGATGCCGCTGCCTCCTTATATTAAGGAGAAGCTCGATGACCGTGACCGGTATCAAACGGTATACGCCCGGAATGAAGGCTCCGCGGCTGCGCCGACGGCAGGACTTCATTTTACCGAAGCCCTTCTCGACGAGATTAAGGCTAAAGGCGTGAATATCGCTTTTATTACGCTGCATGTCGGGCTTGGAACTTTCCGCCCGATGTCCGTTGAGCGGGTTGAGGATCATGTCATGCATGAAGAATACTATTCCCTCTCCAAGGAAACGGCTGAGCTTCTCAATGAGACCAAGCGTCGGGGAGGCCGGGTCATCGCGGTCGGAACGACATCATGCCGAACGCTCGAAACCGTGGGCCAAGCTCATAAGGGAGGTCCTCTCAGCGAAAGCAGCGGTTGGACGAGCATCTTTATCTATCCAGGATACTCATTTACCGTGGTGGATGCGCTCATTACGAATTTCCACCTTCCCAAATCGACGCTGGTCATGCTCGTAAGCGCGCTGGCCGGACGCGAGCATATCCTGGAAGCTTACCGGGAAGCAGTCCGGCAGGAATACCGCTTCTTCAGCTTTGGGGACGCAATGTTTATTTATTAA